CCTGGAGAGAAAGTCCTGtgctctcccctccccaccacACTCACCAGATGTACCTGCCTCTCCCCCACAGCTTCACACTTGATAATGCAAATATGCTCCTAACTTGGGTAGCTGAGAAATGGGCTATAAAGAGAAACACATGGGAAAACAGGAGGGACAGCACAAAGATCAAGGAAcatgttttttctctcccaggCTGACCTAGTTATTTTACTAACTGGCAGAGATACTCTAATGATGAAGCAGGGAAGCAAtgaggctgccagcagcagtttcACAAAGGATGCTTGAGTTTACTTCACTATTTGTCTTAAACCCAGGTAACATCAAATACAGTCTTTTTCCTAAGTTGCTCAACCCTTGGCTATGCAGTCACCATCCCCAGCTGAAATAAACTTTCAGTTTCTCAGCAACTGCAAAAGGATGTGATAAGACTCAAATCTAGAGGAAGACAGAGGAAAcattcaaatacattttcttaCATAACACAGACAAGTGCATGcatcatttttgttttcacttttgctgCTGCCATACTTTATTAACCTGAGAAGCTATAgatgaagagatttttcttccctcctaATTCAGAGTGAAGATTACAGTCCCCAAAGGGAAACAACTGGCTCAACTGTTCTGTACAGCAGCAAGGAGCTGAGATACCTGTAAAGATCTGGCCAGCTGGGTAAAGCAAGGGCAAGTCTTCCATAAAAATATGTGCCTCTTACACTACTTTTTGTTAACTCTTCCACCAGTTCTGCCCTTCATGAGAAAACCTTAGACCCGGAGTTGCACAAATAGTACCCAAAATATGACATAAACTTAATTCTGCTCTAAGCCTTGTATCAGAAACTGCCCTTTCTCCAGGGCTGTGAACTCCAGAAAGCTGCAGTCCTGTGCTCACATGGTTACACAAGAATTTTATCTGGTTTGAAATGCAggaataaaccaaaacaaaaccaatttccATCCCTCAGCTTTGGACAGAAAAGTTTAGGAATGGGACCCTGCTGATTTGGGTGGAAAAGTTCATGAAGAGAAAGCTAGTTGATACAAAAACTATTTCTAGTGGAGAAGCTTAGATATGGGAGCTCAGTTTGGGATATTCCTCATCAACTGATAGAAAGGGAcaattaaaagaacaaaaataacaaaaaaaatagtagAAGCAGGCATATGTGGGAGAGGGTATGAAGAGCACACATCCTATCACACCCCCTACCACACACACAGATTTTACTTTCTCCTGACTTGGAAATGTCTAATGTTTTTCCAaacttaaaagaagaaaaccaatgaaccaatcaaaaaaaaaaacaaacctcccccaaacaaacaaccccaaaaaacaacaaaaaaatcacataaatcaaaaaaccccaaacaaattaACCAAGAgccaaaaaaacatttttcattaaccCAGAAAATTGTATTTCGCCCTCATTTGGAATAGGAGGACATTTAGATATTCCAGTTTGTGTTCTCTACAACTCACACATAGCTTTCCAGCAATCCTCACAACTGGGATGGCTAGCACAGTACTGGGCTAGTCCTACTGACAGTGGAAAGAGAGGTAAAGAGGCAGGCAGGTATTAAACTGcacacttttaatttttttaaaaactcgTGATACTGACCTTTAATGACAGGTGTCTGCAGAAGTGTCGTACTCCACTGTACATTAAAACAATCCCCATAAAAGTGTGGGAAAACAGTAAGAATATGACCAATAAGGTCAGGCACAGGaatagttatttttctttaatagttGTCTTCGTTATTTGGCAGTGACATTTTCAATATTAACATACTCTGAAAACATGCATTGTATGCAATAACTTTATTAGGGTCAAATAGATATCACAATATAGATTCATCCACTGAGTAGCCATAAATTGGTTACAACAATCATAGAAGAGACTAAGCTGTTTTAAGCTAAGATGCTTTCAACATTACAGCTCATACAATAAGATTATATACTGATACACTTTGATCTAGAAATGCAGATGATCAGTTTTGATTAGTACATTGTGCTTCAGGCTTTCATTTGTGTCAATGCATCCCATTTGCAGTGGTGAGGGAGGGTTGAATTTCCCAGGGAGGGATCCAAACAGGCTACAAGTCTGGCTCTGGCTCTTTCAGGACGAGCTCCTCTGAGCCTGGGTTATTTGGTCAATCCAGTTACATTCTCCATTAGCACCAAGCTAACGCTCAGAGCAGCAATCTAACAGAGGGATATCTAACAATCTTGAAACAGCACGGACAGAAAGGCTTTCTTCTCATCAAAGGGCATAAAGGAATATTTATGCTTTGTAAGGTCACAATAATACGTGTGGTTTTCATGTTGCTGTATCAAGCAACAGGGCGTTTCCACGTGATTTTGTATACTGATATCTGCACCTCTGTTATCTTAGTTAAATAAATACCTTTGTAAACATATAACACAGTTACTTGGTCCTTATTCTCCACAGCTCACGTTAAAAGATTCACAAAACATCCATAGAAATAGTGATTTATAGAAGGAATACTTAGCTGAGTTAAATGGAATAAACATTGGTCAGGTACCATATATACTACTGAATGCCATTTCAAGGAAAAACAGTTTAGTTACAAAGCATTCAGAACTTGGGTAAGCCATATATTCAACTCtgcaaaatatataaaagatgCATACTTCTTTTAAACAGACATTTAACAAAATGTAGTGGCAGAAGTCGAGAAGTTCCATTTACACAGTCCAGACATTTGGTAGTATGAAACTGCTTATCCATGCACTAAATTACAGATGGATGACTCAGTTAACTGAAATAATAGTAAAATCTTGAAACAAAAAGATATAACCAAAACAAACTCTCTGAAGAGTCACAGACAGGCAGTTCTGAAAATTTAGGTGCAATGTTACATGCATGGATATACAGAATAATCTGTAGAAATCATAGTAAAACACTTCCGTTTTTCAccaaaatgcagaaggaaattcAATTATATAATGCATATTAAATACTACAGACTTGAGGCTACAAAAAGCTTCTACCATCTCAACACATACAAAACTACCATAAAGTTATCTCTACAGTACGTACTACAACAGCAACTCCAGGTCACCGGCGAGGAGCACATCCCCTGTGTCTGGCTAGTCAGGGAAAGAAAGGCCAACTCCAGCCCACTGGCCACCTCCCATCTGCCAAAGGAGGTGGGCTTAGACCTTCAATGGACATTAAACACCGTGTTGTAGTATTAATTTATGTAGAACCCTTAAAAATCTGGTGCCACTGAAACTTGAGACCTGTTAAACTCTCTACTTGCGAGGGATGCAAGAGCTTGCGCTGCGTGAACCCTAAATTTGATTAGCGAAGGAGGTTGGCCCGCTCTGCCCATAGCTCTGGGACTGGCCATATTCACCCACCTGGCCATAGGAGCCCGGCTGGTTGTAGCCACCAGCTGGCCCATAGCTGTCTTGGTTGTAGCCCCCTTGGTTGTAGCCACCGGGCTGCTTCTCCATGGTGTCTGCAGGGTGCCGCTGGCCTGAGGAGTGCCAGCCCGTCTCCTTAAACACAAACCAAATGTTGCCTGCCCAGAGGATAAAGTTCAAGTAGCCAAAGACCTGGGTGGGAAGAAGAGGAGCTCGTCACCAGCAGCCACAGTCTCGCAGCTCAACCTAATGTTATGGAGCCCACATGGTCCTGAGGAAAGGCAAAGCTGATCCCACCCCTCCTTCccaaggacaagaggaaacggcctcaagttgtgcAAGAGGAGGCTCAGATTGGTTATTAGGAAAAATCTCTTCACTGAAACtattgtcaagcactggaacaggctgcccagggcaccaTCTGTGGGGTAAGTGTAGATGTGGCATTGGGGATATGGTTTAGTgctggacttggcagtgctggcttaGTGGTTGGACTCCATAatcttagagatcttttccaacctaaatgattctctgattctccCAAAACCCGCTGGAAAATTTTCTCAGCTTTGGAGCAAATTCCCAAATTCACCTCCCTTAGCTGTAGCTCACAAGgtgtctgctttgctttttgttttcaaaataaaggtCGAGTTTTTAGagcaaaaaattttttttgtttaaaaacataatCTAGTTTAAAGAAATGGTGGTAAGATAAAATTGAAAGAAACTAATTAAAAAGAGAGCTCTTAATTGGTCAGATGGcccagagggatttttttgtatttgtttctttttttttttaatgtgttgaAGTCCaattttatgttgtttttttgaggatttttagAAGAATCTGTAAGGCACAAACACTTCCTTCTAAAGGAGCATGCAGACCCCTATGCAAAAGAATTGCAGTGAgcaaattaaaagcagaagggCAACCAATGCACTTGGACAGCCACTTTGCCTTTTCCCCATCCCAACCCTGCACactcaccctgctgctgctccatggcagagctgctgtgagtcacagcctgcctttccctgcagcaaGACTGCACTTCCAATTAAATCATGTCAGCTAACTGGTTTACACCAGTCAATTTAGGTCAATACACGGGGTAAAAGATGAAAATACACTGCAAGGTAAGGGTGGAGAGCAGTAATAAAAGTCACTTACAACCGAAGTGTTGAGGCTTGACATAACAGGGCTGCGAACAGGCAAGCATTTGTTGGACTGCTGTTTGCAGGCAgacatcagcagcagcacttcatcAGGGTCAGTTGCAACCTTTACATCTGACAGTCCTTTAGCCCAAGCAGATGAGCTCACTAGCCACAAGAATGAGAAGACCACTGTCACAATGAAATCCTAAAAGACAAATTAGTTAGAAGCATTATACTGGTGTGTccattggaaaggaaaaaatattaaaaatcaccAGAAAACTAAAAGCTTATGTCAGAGGAGAGAAATACCAAGAGCTTGTTACTTAGTGGAAGGTTGTGTTACTGTCATCACCCACAGAGCtaattttcagaagtgcttGACACGCCTAATGGGGCAGAGCCCCTTGGCTGACATTGGCACCTTTGGCCTCGAGGCAAGATTCCCACAAACACATGGCTGGTTCCCAGGATGCTGAGCTGCCTTGAAAATGTGGCTGTTCACAGCACCAGGCCGATGTATTGGGATGAATTACAAAATAACACACGCCTGTAAAGAAGCTGGGCCCTCCTGAGGGCTGGGTCTTGCCCTGGGATTGCCCTACAGACAGTCGGGGTGGGTTTCCAATAGAAAGTGTTTCTGTCTTAGGGAAAACCTGAAATTGGCTAATCCTCAGGTACCAGATGAGGAGTTTTCTCACCAGCCACAGGTAAGGCCAAATGTCCCTGCTGCATAAGCCATGCAGCCACTAATTACCATGAGTGAGCAAGTAAACAGCGAGACTTGCCAAGCAGAGACTCCTCCCTGGCCTGGTAAAGCAAATTAGGTTCCTAATTCCCATCCATGTGAAAAGAGGGGAGAAGGTGGGGTGGTCCCTCCAggttccagcagctctgctctgatcCACTCTGCTCACTTTCCCCTCGAAAGACTCTCGGGAGCATGCACAGGCATAAACTTCTCCTTGTCTTAGCCAGAACAAGTGGCCAAGTGACACTGTTGTTgtgtgggtttggggggaaaggagggaggaggtgTGATTTTTCAAGCTTTCTTGTGTCTTGCTAAAACAGAAGAGCCTTTCTGCTGTCATATTTCATCCCATCTGTCAGCCCACAACAGATGGCAGAGGTGCCAAAGTCTAACATACCACTAACTGCATCGCTGCGTCTTGATATCCCACCTCCCATGGGGctgcttccccttcccccttgCAAAATAAAGGTGtgctggaaggaagggaaaacacTCATTAAGAACCCAGTGTTTCAGGTTGCTTCTCAAAGAAATAAGCAATCCCTAGGAAGCACCATTCTCATCTACAAGCACACCTGACATTTGGGGAAGGAGCTCTCCGTGGCAGCGCAGGGGTGGAGGGCGCGAGCCCCCGGCAGGACGGGCGAGGCACCAGCCAATAAAGGGAGCCTCGAACAAAGGATGTCTCCACTGACGCAGATGGGATTGAATTAACTGTGCTTGGATGCTTTCCCAAAGGATACATCCTTCTCTTTTAacaatttgttttctgcaggcCTGTGTCTGCCACCGAGCTCTGAGTTCCTCTGACCTCCTTCATGCCGCCCAAATGGGCTCTCTTGAAAAGCGTGAAGCCCGGGAGCTGACAACTCCCTTAACACCCAAAGGGACTCCGTGTGGGCACAGGCATATAGCCCAGAGTAATTCTTCTTCTCAGGGAGATTTccagcaaaagaaattattgtaTCTCATATGTCTTAGCAGTGAATGAGAAAGAGATTCTTAGAGGCAACAGTTCCATTGCAAACATTCCCTAAAAATTCCAGCTGGTAGAAACAAGAGATGTCTGCTGAGCAGTGGATGATGATGGGAGATGCTCTTTATTTGCTGCGAGGTTTGACATGCTATCAACCCAGATGCCAAGCCCCCATGCAGTTTTGGACGGACACAAGAGAGGAGGACACAGCAGAGTTTTGGGGAATGTATTTTCCAAATGCCAAGCAACtctctcccagtgccaccacacTTGAAGCAAACTAAACCCAGCTCTGTAATCAGTGCACTGGCAGTGTCAATTGAAGAAATGCATAACAGCAGGTAGAAATTTGATGCAAACAGAGACAAACTGACTAAAACTAATGCAACACAGGAGATCAAACTTgctaaaaagagagaaattttaaaagcaagcaaagtTCTTGaagcaggtgacagcagcaggggtACAGACCTGCTGTTGAGCTTACAGGCCCTGACCCCATGTTGGAGAGGCTCATTGCACAAATTACTTCATCTGCATGATGCAGATTCTGACTGCTGGTGTAGCCCATGTCCTGGGCTGTAACTCCTTCCAGAGGATCCCATGGCACTGTGCAGTTGAGGGGATGGCCCCAAAGGCATGAAGTACTTCATGTTATTTCTCAGGTCTTGTCTTTCCCATCACACCCCATGCTTCACCCTTCTCCTGacttcctctgctcccctgtggCAGGCTGTTCACAAAGTCTAaaaccctgccctctgtgctACAAACTCCCCTATTTCAGAGCAGGTCAGAGCCTTGGGGAAAGGGTTCTTGCTCTTGGGCTATCAGGATCAGCTCTTGTATAGAAGAACTCCCAAAAACTGTAAAGTGTGGTTGGGTGCAAGAAACACACAGACCCAGAAGTGAAAGATGGCATGGTGAGACTCAAAGAGGAAACCACACAGCCTGGCCAACAGCTGGCCAACAGCTGGCCAGGGGGACAGGACTGAAAGGCAAATGGAACACCGGGATTTTTTCAGCACGTTCTCTCATCAGGGCTACATGGCCAGACTCAAGGCTCTCAGAGGActttttctgcctcctctgtACAATGCAAGGAGCAAAATGTATGAGTCTATGACTAGAGTGAACTTGCATCTTCCTCTTTGTGTTGAATCTTTGCAAACCTTCAGCTTTGGCTGGAACTTGAGCCTCTCTTGTTTTCAAGTGGGTTTGCATTGCTGGCTGAACATTTTCACAGCTCTGGGTGGAACAGAGTTACAAGATAATGacatgctgaaaataaaagtgaatttCAAGCTAAGCTGTTCTGTGGCTTAATGTCTATCTGGGGAATTTCTCCTTGGTAATTAAGGCCAGAGTGCCTGCATACCAAAACATACTAAAACAAATCTTGCATTTCAATGTTTAATATCCCTATAGCATGGGtgagtctttttttcctttggaacaAAGTAATCTTTTGTAGTTGCTCTCTTAAAATGATGTCCAGATCTCTTGAGTGTGTACTGTTGTACGATTACACTACACTCCTAATTACCAAGTTTCTCTCTCAGATCTCAGCTGAGATACTTTGCTCTGCCTACAGATGCCtttgggaaagaaggaaaacacgAACACGTAAAGAAAGgcaaaaactgaaatttaaaatactccAAATATACAAGGAGGGACTTTTTAAGATCCTGAAGTatgtgcaaaaagaaaaaaaaaattcttgctgcctttttcaAGTTGAAACTTGTTATTACTGAGTTTGCCAAAAATGTCTACTTGGAACAATTTTATATATTACACATTTTAGAATAGAACTGtgaatgctttttctttttataacaattgaaatatttctccttgCTATCAAGCTACTTACTGTTTTTTGCAAAATGCCCCTCTTTGAAAGGGGCATTTATAGTCACTTACAGTCACTGAAGCCTCCTGAGCACAGTTTTGGATTGCCCAGTGTCTGGCACAACCTCACCCAGCCAAGAGCCTCTGCAGAAGCGGCTCGTTCACACAGAAAGGGGACGTGTTTCATCTGCTGCAAGCTGGTCAGTGGCTTCATCAGCCCCTGAAGGCTGTGACACACATGTCCCTGCGTGCactctgtgccctgctctccctcccagccAAGTCAGGCAGGATGGGCTTGGGCTGCCACGGCTGGAAACAGGCAAAGCCTCAGCTCTGGCCTGGCCAGAGTGCTCCTGGCATCCCTCCtccctcacagagctgcagctgctgccttgtaACTGACTTCCATGCAGGGCTCATGCTACAAAACCTTCCCATTTGTGAAAACCCTGTCAAGCATTTACAGCCTCcaagggagcagctcctcaaGTGCTGAGGTCCACGAACCCTCCGAGTCAGAGCCTGTCTAGCACTGCCAACAGGTTTCATGGCCAGCCACGCAGCAACAGAGGGAGATTTCTTTACCCAGCAGAGGCAAACCACTCAGAGGATTTGCTTTCACAGTCACAACCACCCTAGAAATTCAGGAACTACCCCAGCAAGAGGCACAGCCCTGGTCCCAGCCGGGAAAGCGGCCAACAGCAGattgctgcaggcagcaaacGCCTTCCCACAGTGGCATTTTAGCTCTTTTTTGGTTTGAACAAGGTCCCACCCCAGATTTTCTGCCGAATGAAGCTTTGAAAGAATTACATGCTTCGTGTAAGGCCTTGCAAGCTTGCTTCACAGGGAAGTGCAGAGCCTTTTGGGAGGCTCCAGCATGTACAGCAAGGTCACCCTGGCTTGTGCTTTAAAAGGAGATGACAAGAGCAGGCTGAAACAGCTCtttgaaatgcagagaaatattCAGGTTCTtcctaatttcatttttcaactGTAAAGGATTCAGTCTTTGTTTTTATAGATGGctctttattattttcctgtctATTTTTTAGACAATTGGACACTGGTGAGGAAGCACAACATTTTTAATCAAAGAGGTGTCCAAGGAGCAGACCAGTGTACTTAACTCACTCCATCTGCAACATATGTAAGGAACCAAATGCCTTTTTGCATAATGTGATTATTCATGGGACTCCAGATGCAAAGGAAAGATCTCATCTTCTTAAGATATAAACATCTTTATGCACCATAAGAATGAGATTAGCAAGTAATCactataaaaatgaaataccTCTTCTCAGGGCTATGTCAGCCACCTTTCTTGGCTGAATAATTGTATGCATTTATATTAATTGACTGGAATATTGATAAAGGGATTTACTTTTATACATGACTGCATGTGGCTCCTCATGGCCAAGCTGTAACTTCCCAGAGACAAACCTGAAGGCACACAGGGTTGTCAGCATGTGGATTTTAAACGAAACACAtatggggaaaagaaaccatAGGAAAAGTAAGAAGCCTGAGTGATGGTGACTGGTACACATTGACTGTGACtactctttcttttctgagagACATATGGAAGCATCCTATCCCTGATCCCCTACAatttcagcacagctgggttGGTTACTCTCTGCTTGCAAGAAGCTCCAAATGTACAGACCTGAAGCAGAGCATCAACATCTCTGCTCTTATCACAAACCAGCAGTGCCTCCCCAGGCATGTGGTGTTAAACAAGTGGAAACCAACTGAGGTTGGTTTGGTCTGAGAGATGGGGATGTACTGAAAACTGGTGGCATTTTGCACATCACATTCTTTAAAATCCAAGTCACCACCtccaattaatttcttttaaaagtttctgGCTCTTGAGCACTAATCAGTCACTTGAGAAGCAGCCTTGCCCTCGTTGTACCCACCAAGGTGAGACCCCAGCTCCTTGCTGCACACGTGCACCATGTGGGAGTTCACAGTGGAATGAAAATCACAGCTgtggtttgcagagctcagaaaCACACACCATGTTTCTATGAGGTACTGAATCCCTGGCACCCTGCTCCTTGTTCCTTCAGAAACTGGGAATCCAAGGTCCTCTCTTAGGCTCATCTATGTGTATGAACCCCCTCAGAGGATCCCTCAGGGAGCcagcaggggaagcagagggtgTGTAGTGCAAGGACTCATCATTCCCTGTGGGAATGGATGAGTAACACAACCAGGGCTCTGTGTGACCAAAAGGAAGACTTTTATCCCCAAAACCTGACTGGCAATGTCAGCAACAGAAATGGTTTACTGCATAGTGAATAAACACCCCCCTGCCATCCAAACAGACAGGGAGCACTTATCTGCTTCTCCcactggaaatatttccttgCTATCATGCCTCACTCCATGCtgaatgctaaaatatttttccccagttAAAGTGACGCTTTGCTGAGATCTCAGCACGTGCAGTTCATTTTCCTGTATCTGTATAAACAAAGTAAACTTGAAACATTTGTGAATGAAATTTTCCCTGCAAGTTTCTTGTGACTTAATGGTCATTAAATTCCTTACAATTGTATCTTCTGCACCCAGCCAGGCTTCTGCAATTTGGTAATGCATTGGCAGTGTTCTGACTGCCTCTGCAGGGgccttttgaaaaaatattataaaatttcAATTGAAAGgggctttttcctctcttgacTTCTCCTGTCATACTCATTTTTCAAATCCTGAAAATTTGTCAGGAGaaaaaggcagctctgagagAGTGCTGCTTAAAGGCAGATGTCATCCCAGACTGAGAAAATATGAAGCCAAGAGGAAgtacaaggcttaaaacagGAATGGTTTTAACCATGAAATTGTGAtcaggcactgcagcagaaaGTAAGGATGGATGAAACTATCATCTTCAAACTCTtcacaaagagagaaaaactggTAGTCTGGACAAGGCACTGATCCTGCCTGGTGAAGAAACAGAACGAGGGCTGCCCTGCCTCCTGCACCAACACGTGCTGCACCACAGATTTCTGCAGCACTTTTCTTTGGAAGGAACACTCTCAGGGATGAGACACGCTCACACATCTGATCTGATACACGTCAGTTCAGAGCAGCatctgcctggagctggaggatACATTGCCTGCCTCCTTCACAGAGCATGTGACATCCCTTAGGTGAGCACTGCAGCCCTAAGAAGCTCCTTTTCActccaagttttcttttttcttgaccACTGAATTCCTCCTGGCTACAGCTGCCAGCCTTTTCTCCAGCTGGGGCTCTGCATTTTCCCTACAACTCCACTGCACAGAGGGACTCACACCTGCTCTCAGCCAGGCTGTGGTGCTGCAATCATTGCACTGGACAGTGTCCAGGGACACCAGCAAGGATGtgctccaggaaaaaaagttggttttttttttttctaaaaataccaAATACAACAGAGCTTGCAGTGCATGGGATTTGCACAGCATTTGGCTGGGGAAGATGGGACTCTCCTCCTGTCAGACATAACCTGACCATAAccctcagccattcccaga
This portion of the Motacilla alba alba isolate MOTALB_02 chromosome 12, Motacilla_alba_V1.0_pri, whole genome shotgun sequence genome encodes:
- the SYNPR gene encoding synaptoporin isoform X1, giving the protein MEAVDQLASAGTFRVVKEPLAFLRVLEWLFAIFAFATCGGYSGELRLSVDCANKSESDLSIDIAFAYPFRLHQVNFEAPTCEGKRRETLALIGDFSSSAEFFVTIAVFAFLYSLAATVVYIFFQNKYRENNRGPLIDFIVTVVFSFLWLVSSSAWAKGLSDVKVATDPDEVLLLMSACKQQSNKCLPVRSPVMSSLNTSVVFGYLNFILWAGNIWFVFKETGWHSSGQRHPADTMEKQPGGYNQGGYNQDSYGPAGGYNQPGSYGQVGEYGQSQSYGQSGPTSFANQI
- the SYNPR gene encoding synaptoporin isoform X2, which translates into the protein MCMVIFAPLFAIFAFATCGGYSGELRLSVDCANKSESDLSIDIAFAYPFRLHQVNFEAPTCEGKRRETLALIGDFSSSAEFFVTIAVFAFLYSLAATVVYIFFQNKYRENNRGPLIDFIVTVVFSFLWLVSSSAWAKGLSDVKVATDPDEVLLLMSACKQQSNKCLPVRSPVMSSLNTSVVFGYLNFILWAGNIWFVFKETGWHSSGQRHPADTMEKQPGGYNQGGYNQDSYGPAGGYNQPGSYGQVGEYGQSQSYGQSGPTSFANQI